Proteins from one Bacillota bacterium LX-D genomic window:
- a CDS encoding rubrerythrin family protein, translating to MKSLKGTQTAVNLMRAFAGESQARNRYTYYSSIAKKEGYVQIANIFLETAENEKEHGKVFFKFLKEDFNNENVEITAAYPVAFGDTKANLLAAAKGENEEWVDVYPEFAKVAEQEGFPEVAAVFSRIAEVEKHHDERFRSLLANLENDTTFKKDKVVRWKCNNCGYIHEGESAPDVCPACAHPQGFFEVLVENY from the coding sequence ATGAAATCATTAAAAGGTACACAAACCGCTGTCAATTTAATGCGGGCTTTTGCAGGGGAATCTCAGGCTAGAAATCGGTACACCTATTATTCATCTATAGCTAAAAAAGAGGGCTACGTTCAAATCGCCAATATATTTTTGGAAACTGCTGAAAATGAAAAAGAGCATGGCAAAGTATTTTTTAAATTTTTAAAAGAAGATTTTAATAACGAAAATGTCGAAATAACTGCTGCTTATCCTGTTGCCTTTGGGGATACTAAGGCTAATCTCCTGGCGGCAGCCAAAGGGGAAAACGAAGAATGGGTAGATGTATATCCTGAATTCGCTAAAGTTGCTGAGCAAGAAGGATTTCCGGAAGTAGCAGCAGTCTTTAGTAGAATAGCAGAAGTAGAAAAGCATCACGATGAAAGGTTTAGAAGCCTGTTAGCAAACTTGGAAAACGATACAACATTTAAGAAAGATAAGGTTGTTCGGTGGAAGTGCAATAACTGCGGGTATATTCATGAGGGTGAATCAGCACCAGATGTATGTCCCGCTTGTGCCCATCCCCAAGGTTTTTTCGAAGTTTTAGTTGAAAACTACTAA
- a CDS encoding efflux RND transporter periplasmic adaptor subunit → MKKVTTLICVFLLIMGTLTGCGKKQETIEESLLPVETVSAANKDLVQTLETSGEIKALTEVSVAPKVGGKIKALYVKVGDKVHAGQVLFELEATDAQNAVKQAEAAVAVNQANLLKAQRGVIDAKLNYSRSKELYENQALSKAEYDQAESQLLNAQASLKMAEAQVAQSQAAVNSAQDSYQNAIVTAPGSGVVAAVDAEVGEITSSQAAPIKIVQIAETKVQVNVSENVISAMKVGTKVPVTVESLNKKITGTIISVAPQADESTHAFAVEIKLPNQDGKLKPGMIARLTLQTGVIKGALVLPTDALLERDGMNYVFLLEKGKAKEISVKVGMSSGKLTEIKQGLKKGQTVIVKGNRLVADGQKVKVVKQNGGNS, encoded by the coding sequence TTGAAAAAGGTTACTACCTTAATATGTGTCTTTTTATTAATCATGGGCACTTTAACAGGCTGTGGCAAGAAACAGGAAACAATTGAGGAAAGTTTGCTGCCTGTGGAAACAGTTTCAGCTGCAAATAAGGATTTGGTCCAAACTTTAGAAACTTCAGGAGAAATTAAGGCACTAACTGAAGTTTCCGTTGCGCCTAAAGTAGGGGGAAAAATAAAGGCACTGTACGTAAAAGTTGGGGACAAGGTTCATGCAGGACAAGTTTTATTTGAACTAGAAGCTACTGATGCCCAAAATGCTGTTAAGCAAGCAGAGGCAGCTGTGGCTGTAAACCAAGCCAATTTACTCAAAGCCCAAAGGGGCGTGATAGATGCTAAGCTGAACTACAGTCGTTCCAAGGAATTATATGAAAATCAGGCTTTATCTAAAGCTGAATACGATCAGGCAGAAAGCCAACTGTTGAATGCTCAGGCTAGTTTAAAAATGGCAGAGGCCCAAGTTGCCCAGTCCCAGGCCGCAGTTAATTCTGCCCAAGATAGTTATCAAAATGCCATCGTTACTGCTCCTGGCAGTGGGGTAGTGGCAGCTGTTGATGCGGAAGTCGGAGAAATTACTAGTTCTCAGGCTGCGCCTATTAAAATTGTGCAAATTGCTGAAACAAAAGTTCAAGTAAATGTTTCGGAAAATGTAATTAGCGCCATGAAAGTAGGAACGAAAGTACCTGTAACAGTTGAGTCTCTAAACAAAAAAATTACAGGCACTATTATTTCCGTTGCACCCCAGGCGGATGAATCTACTCACGCTTTTGCTGTAGAAATAAAACTTCCTAATCAAGATGGAAAGCTTAAGCCGGGGATGATAGCACGTTTAACATTACAGACGGGAGTTATTAAAGGTGCTTTAGTTTTACCAACTGATGCACTTTTAGAACGTGATGGAATGAATTATGTCTTTCTGCTGGAAAAGGGAAAAGCCAAAGAAATTTCCGTTAAAGTTGGCATGTCTTCAGGGAAGCTAACAGAAATTAAACAGGGGCTTAAAAAAGGACAAACTGTCATTGTCAAAGGAAATCGATTAGTGGCAGACGGACAAAAGGTTAAAGTTGTAAAACAAAATGGAGGGAATAGCTAA
- a CDS encoding glutamine amidotransferase, whose translation MKPLLIIKTGTTFPSVRQEYGDFDDFILNQIKVSNCDVIIAPIYEKLWLPEYDTISGAIITGSHAMVTEEEEWSEYVAEWLPNIPSGSLPVLGICYGHQLLAHAFGGQVGYHPGGMEFGTVDIQLTEEGQKDQLLGFLPNNFLGHVAHTQTVLKLPAGAKLLAQNEFESHHSFVVRGNIWGVQFHPEFNAGITSAYIDEQKQELIEAGRNIEQLRQTVQEQIYGKMLLRRFLEIVMLKEENLK comes from the coding sequence TTGAAACCGCTATTAATTATCAAGACAGGAACTACTTTTCCGTCAGTACGCCAAGAGTACGGAGATTTCGATGATTTTATCTTAAATCAGATAAAGGTTAGTAATTGTGATGTTATTATTGCTCCTATTTACGAAAAACTGTGGCTGCCTGAATATGATACAATTTCCGGAGCTATTATTACAGGGTCCCATGCCATGGTGACAGAAGAGGAAGAATGGAGTGAGTATGTAGCAGAATGGCTGCCAAATATCCCTAGTGGGAGTTTGCCAGTATTGGGTATTTGTTATGGGCATCAACTATTGGCTCACGCCTTTGGGGGTCAGGTAGGATATCACCCTGGAGGAATGGAATTTGGCACAGTAGATATTCAACTAACGGAGGAAGGCCAAAAGGATCAACTCCTTGGTTTTTTGCCAAATAATTTTCTAGGTCATGTAGCCCATACCCAAACAGTTCTAAAACTTCCGGCTGGAGCAAAGCTGTTGGCCCAAAATGAATTTGAATCCCATCATTCCTTCGTGGTAAGGGGGAATATATGGGGAGTGCAATTTCATCCCGAATTTAATGCTGGAATAACTAGTGCCTATATTGATGAACAAAAACAAGAATTAATTGAGGCCGGTCGTAATATTGAACAATTGCGGCAAACTGTGCAAGAGCAAATTTATGGCAAGATGCTCTTAAGGCGCTTTCTAGAAATAGTTATGCTTAAGGAAGAAAATCTCAAGTAA
- the ybaK gene encoding Cys-tRNA(Pro) deacylase, whose protein sequence is MSNPKTNAMRILEQKKITYEFFTYDAKDGQIDGISVAEKIGQDPKTVFKTLVTQGNSKNIYVFVIPVQENLDLKKAAKAAGEKKVEMIHVKDILKWTGYVRGGCSPIGMKKKYQTFIDNSALENEKIIVSGGKIGVQIKLETTKLGEITGAKFANLITK, encoded by the coding sequence ATGTCTAATCCAAAAACTAATGCTATGCGGATTTTAGAGCAAAAGAAAATTACTTACGAATTTTTTACTTATGATGCTAAGGACGGCCAAATCGACGGTATTTCCGTTGCTGAAAAAATAGGGCAAGATCCTAAAACTGTTTTTAAGACTCTAGTAACTCAGGGCAATAGCAAAAATATTTATGTATTTGTCATTCCTGTTCAGGAAAATTTGGATTTAAAAAAGGCTGCCAAGGCGGCTGGGGAAAAAAAGGTGGAAATGATCCATGTGAAGGATATTCTCAAGTGGACAGGTTATGTTCGGGGCGGCTGTTCTCCTATAGGAATGAAAAAAAAATACCAAACTTTTATAGATAACAGCGCTTTAGAAAATGAAAAAATTATCGTCAGCGGCGGTAAAATCGGCGTGCAGATTAAACTGGAAACAACTAAATTAGGGGAAATTACTGGTGCTAAGTTTGCGAATCTAATTACAAAATAA
- a CDS encoding RsmB/NOP family class I SAM-dependent RNA methyltransferase, with protein sequence MQLPPLYLERMARELGNAFPQFLHSYAEPHTAGLCANSLKISPSLLPELLPFINEVIPWCKAGFYYNNHINRPAKSPYYYAGLYYIQEPSAMLPAELLGPSPGERVLDLCAAPGGKTLQLAAQLKREGLLVANDIHPQRAKVLLKNLERYGVVNSIVCNETPSRLAQFFPRFFNKVLVDAPCSGEGMFRKEPDMAKHWNRQEVAKYVSWQREILEVVPQLLSPGGEIVYSTCTFNREENEEQIARFLAAHPEFKLLELKRLWPHEVKGEGHFAAKIKHTSPSEAVPQQKRYQKQETISNLSATAEAAVEEFSQQVWSNPLDWQNWLPDNGVLIERAGHILWESSLLPFWKGLKVLRSGWLLGTVEKGRFRPSPAFALGLPKEAVTLAKQKLDLNAQDEAQNALAIRYLRGETIQIEGQEWPKGWHLVAVNSYPLGWAKGPGDWLKNGFPPGWRWLDGEAE encoded by the coding sequence ATGCAGCTGCCACCTTTATACTTAGAGCGGATGGCCAGGGAACTGGGCAATGCTTTTCCACAATTTTTGCACAGCTATGCTGAACCTCATACTGCAGGACTATGTGCTAACAGTTTAAAAATTTCCCCGTCCCTTTTGCCAGAACTTCTCCCTTTTATCAATGAAGTAATACCCTGGTGCAAAGCTGGATTTTATTATAACAACCACATAAATAGACCTGCCAAATCACCTTATTATTATGCAGGCCTTTATTATATTCAAGAGCCTAGCGCTATGCTTCCTGCTGAACTATTGGGACCTAGCCCTGGAGAGCGGGTACTTGATTTATGTGCAGCCCCAGGGGGTAAAACACTGCAGCTAGCGGCCCAGCTAAAAAGAGAAGGTCTTTTAGTAGCTAATGATATCCACCCTCAAAGGGCTAAAGTTTTGCTTAAAAATTTAGAGCGTTATGGCGTAGTTAACTCCATAGTCTGCAACGAAACTCCTAGCCGCTTGGCCCAATTTTTCCCCCGGTTTTTTAATAAAGTTTTAGTTGATGCTCCTTGCTCTGGAGAAGGAATGTTTCGCAAAGAGCCGGATATGGCGAAGCACTGGAACCGGCAGGAGGTGGCAAAGTATGTGTCCTGGCAGAGGGAAATTTTAGAGGTAGTTCCCCAATTGCTTAGTCCTGGGGGTGAGATAGTCTATTCAACTTGTACTTTTAATCGAGAAGAAAATGAGGAACAGATAGCCCGTTTTTTAGCCGCCCATCCGGAGTTTAAGCTTTTAGAACTTAAAAGGCTTTGGCCCCATGAAGTCAAAGGCGAAGGACATTTTGCTGCCAAAATTAAGCATACTTCGCCTTCTGAAGCAGTGCCTCAGCAAAAGCGATATCAGAAACAAGAAACCATATCCAATCTCTCAGCAACTGCTGAAGCAGCTGTGGAGGAATTTTCCCAGCAAGTCTGGTCCAATCCTTTGGATTGGCAGAACTGGCTGCCGGATAATGGAGTACTTATAGAAAGAGCCGGGCACATACTGTGGGAAAGCTCTCTCCTGCCTTTTTGGAAAGGCTTAAAAGTACTTCGTTCCGGCTGGCTCTTAGGTACAGTAGAAAAAGGACGCTTTCGGCCATCTCCTGCTTTTGCTTTAGGGCTGCCTAAAGAAGCAGTCACTTTAGCTAAACAAAAGCTGGATTTAAACGCCCAAGATGAGGCACAAAATGCCTTAGCAATCCGCTACTTGCGAGGGGAGACCATTCAAATCGAAGGCCAAGAATGGCCCAAAGGCTGGCATCTAGTAGCTGTAAATAGTTATCCTCTGGGCTGGGCTAAAGGACCTGGGGACTGGTTGAAAAATGGCTTCCCCCCTGGCTGGCGCTGGCTAGATGGTGAAGCAGAATAG
- a CDS encoding TetR/AcrR family transcriptional regulator, with product MSKGTKKDLIADVALSCFLASGYSKTTVDEIVRVSGVSKGGIYWYFASKEDIFWYLVERWFADWMAEFKKITEENVSTVQKVTQYCEHFMKRIDASIFMLFVEFLLQANSQEAIDKMTKYYSQALAMQAAEFEAAFARGELRALDPKLTAYVLSSILDGIGRHWLIFKDKEVLAKTCQTALDIFLHGVLNKQK from the coding sequence ATGTCTAAAGGAACGAAAAAGGATTTAATTGCAGATGTAGCTTTATCCTGTTTTTTAGCATCTGGATATAGTAAAACAACTGTTGATGAGATAGTTAGAGTTTCGGGAGTAAGTAAAGGAGGAATTTACTGGTACTTCGCCAGCAAAGAAGATATTTTCTGGTATTTAGTAGAGCGGTGGTTTGCTGATTGGATGGCAGAATTTAAAAAGATTACAGAGGAGAATGTCTCCACTGTTCAAAAGGTTACGCAGTACTGTGAACACTTTATGAAGCGAATAGACGCTTCCATTTTTATGTTGTTTGTGGAATTCCTTTTGCAGGCTAATAGCCAGGAAGCCATAGACAAAATGACCAAGTATTATTCTCAAGCCTTAGCAATGCAGGCAGCTGAATTTGAAGCTGCCTTTGCCCGGGGAGAATTAAGAGCCCTAGATCCTAAATTGACTGCTTATGTTTTAAGCAGTATCTTAGATGGTATTGGCAGACACTGGCTAATATTTAAGGATAAAGAGGTGTTAGCAAAAACTTGTCAAACAGCACTGGATATTTTTTTGCATGGTGTACTTAATAAACAAAAATAA
- a CDS encoding PAS domain S-box protein yields MSTIGSSKSTQNLCSCVNAKSSCIVDNLKLLGQMPIFIKDVIFRYGLGDAPGIEYISPSITSITGYEPEDFYADSKLCSNIIHPEDRQLLKESINLPELCSCSLTIRLIKKDNTLVYLELCNSILYDEQGKMVALIGTGRDITERVLMESKLIESEKRFRNAFEYANIGMSITDLDGRFLKVNQAFCTFLGYKEQELLNLTLKDVTYQEDLDSQMDYIKKLAEGGMPSFCMEKRYLHKNGQVIWGLVGSSVVQDNEGAPLYFISQVQNIDDRKKIEIALEESEARFRSIVENVREVLWLGDLASEQIIYVNPSYEEIWGLSCQSLYDNPFSFLNSIVAEDKEKLLAAFKKIRTEGKGFNEEFRIIRPDGTIRWIWSQAILVEGKEHGTHRLVGVAEDITKRKVLEQELKLLATTDALTGADNRYSFLSKAEQEFTKSKLHNLKMSVLMLDLDYFKKINDTYGHNFGDKVLKAASQVCKKTLRITDFFGRIGGEEFVALLVNTDTGAAIDMAERLRSNLANLGVEFNNTPVYFTVSIGVATLNQEDTSFENILKRADEALYSAKKAGRNRVTLYTCNSE; encoded by the coding sequence ATGTCAACTATTGGCAGTTCTAAAAGTACGCAAAATCTATGCTCCTGCGTCAATGCCAAAAGCAGTTGTATTGTTGATAATTTGAAATTGCTGGGCCAAATGCCCATCTTTATTAAAGATGTTATTTTCAGATATGGGTTGGGAGATGCCCCCGGAATTGAATATATCAGTCCTTCCATTACGTCTATTACGGGCTATGAGCCAGAGGATTTTTATGCCGATTCTAAGCTATGTTCTAACATAATTCACCCGGAGGATCGACAACTACTCAAAGAAAGCATAAACCTTCCCGAGCTATGTTCTTGCTCTTTGACTATACGTTTAATCAAAAAAGATAATACTCTTGTCTATCTTGAATTATGCAATTCCATTTTATACGACGAACAAGGCAAAATGGTGGCGTTAATAGGAACTGGGCGGGATATTACAGAACGAGTCCTAATGGAAAGCAAATTAATAGAAAGTGAAAAAAGATTTAGAAATGCTTTTGAATATGCCAATATTGGCATGTCCATTACGGATTTAGACGGGCGCTTTCTGAAAGTCAACCAGGCCTTTTGTACCTTTTTAGGTTATAAAGAACAAGAACTCCTTAATTTAACCTTAAAAGATGTGACTTACCAGGAAGACTTAGACTCCCAAATGGATTATATTAAAAAACTGGCTGAAGGGGGAATGCCCTCCTTTTGCATGGAAAAAAGATATCTTCATAAAAACGGACAAGTAATTTGGGGACTTGTAGGCAGCTCTGTAGTACAGGACAACGAAGGAGCTCCATTGTATTTTATTAGCCAAGTGCAAAATATCGATGACCGTAAAAAAATAGAAATTGCCTTAGAAGAAAGTGAAGCCAGGTTTCGCAGTATTGTCGAAAATGTTCGTGAAGTATTATGGCTAGGAGATTTGGCTAGTGAACAAATCATTTATGTCAATCCTTCTTATGAAGAAATCTGGGGTCTTAGCTGCCAGTCTTTATATGACAACCCTTTTTCCTTTCTTAATTCTATTGTTGCGGAAGATAAAGAAAAATTACTTGCAGCGTTTAAAAAAATACGCACTGAAGGAAAAGGATTTAACGAGGAATTTAGAATTATTCGTCCCGATGGCACAATACGCTGGATTTGGTCTCAGGCTATACTTGTTGAAGGTAAAGAGCACGGTACACACCGGCTAGTGGGAGTTGCCGAAGACATCACGAAAAGAAAAGTTTTAGAACAGGAATTAAAATTATTGGCTACAACAGATGCCCTAACAGGAGCAGATAATAGGTATAGCTTTCTTAGCAAAGCTGAACAGGAATTTACCAAATCAAAACTTCATAATTTAAAAATGTCCGTCCTAATGCTGGATTTGGACTATTTTAAAAAAATAAATGATACTTATGGGCATAACTTTGGAGACAAGGTTTTAAAGGCAGCCTCCCAGGTATGTAAAAAAACACTGCGTATTACTGATTTTTTTGGACGCATTGGCGGCGAAGAATTTGTTGCTCTTTTGGTTAATACTGACACTGGTGCGGCCATAGATATGGCTGAACGGTTAAGAAGCAATTTAGCAAATCTAGGTGTTGAATTTAACAACACCCCAGTATATTTCACAGTGAGCATTGGGGTGGCTACTCTAAATCAAGAAGACACCTCCTTCGAAAACATTCTCAAAAGAGCCGATGAAGCACTTTACTCTGCTAAAAAAGCAGGTAGAAATAGGGTTACGCTATACACCTGTAATTCAGAGTAA
- the cooS gene encoding anaerobic carbon-monoxide dehydrogenase catalytic subunit, producing the protein MSETVLEKSEGRVSYHDSVEEMVKRIREDGMSNAFDRWALQEKIRCKFCLQGLSCQLCSNGPCRISEKGGQDKGVCGIGGDAMAMRTFLLHNIMGAGTYSHHAYEAFRTLRATAEGKTPFQIKDVEKLKWMCGQVGINTNQDINQMAIELADFLEKEMSKDVDDPSVMVDVFAPKKRKKVWQDLNIYPTGVVHEEQNCVASCLTNVDGDYASLAKKALRLGLSTIYTAQIGLEMVQDILFGTPTPHEVTVDLGIMDPDYVNIVFNGHQPWAGVATLQKAQTKEVQDRAKAAGAKGLRIVGSIETGQELLQRFNVDDVFVGLMGNWLAIEPLLATGTVDVMAMEENCSPPAIDHYAEKYQATLVSVSTIIGIPGLQHQLPYHPAKVDSMADTLIDLAIENFQKRHGKVTPMVPKITQKAIAGFSTEAILQALGNKLDPLVDVIAAGKIKGVVALANCSTLRNGPQDWVTVNLVKELIKKDILVVSAGCGNHALEVAGLCNLDAISMAGSGLQEVCNMLKIPPVLSFGTCTDTGRISMLVTALANHLDVDVPDLPIAVTAPEWMEQKATIDGVFAVAYGAYTHLSPTPFVTGAPQLVKLLTEDVEGLTGGKVALGDDPKEIANNIEAHILKKRKGIGLK; encoded by the coding sequence ATGAGCGAAACAGTCTTGGAAAAGTCAGAAGGACGTGTAAGTTATCACGATTCTGTTGAAGAAATGGTCAAAAGAATTAGGGAAGATGGCATGTCTAATGCCTTTGATCGTTGGGCTTTGCAAGAAAAAATCAGATGCAAATTTTGCTTACAAGGTTTAAGTTGTCAACTCTGCTCCAATGGTCCTTGCCGCATTAGCGAAAAAGGTGGTCAAGATAAAGGTGTATGTGGTATTGGCGGCGATGCCATGGCCATGCGAACATTTCTCTTACATAATATTATGGGAGCTGGCACTTATAGCCACCATGCCTATGAAGCTTTTAGAACTCTGCGGGCTACTGCCGAAGGGAAAACACCTTTTCAGATTAAAGATGTAGAAAAATTAAAATGGATGTGTGGACAAGTAGGCATTAATACAAACCAAGATATTAACCAAATGGCCATTGAACTAGCCGACTTTTTAGAAAAAGAAATGAGTAAAGATGTTGACGATCCCAGTGTAATGGTTGATGTCTTTGCACCTAAAAAGAGAAAAAAAGTATGGCAGGATTTAAATATCTACCCTACAGGAGTTGTCCACGAAGAGCAAAATTGTGTGGCCAGCTGTTTAACAAATGTTGATGGTGATTATGCTTCTTTAGCTAAAAAAGCACTGCGCTTAGGCTTATCCACCATTTACACCGCCCAAATCGGCCTGGAAATGGTCCAGGATATTCTCTTTGGAACTCCTACGCCTCATGAAGTAACTGTGGATTTAGGCATTATGGATCCAGACTATGTCAATATTGTTTTTAATGGGCACCAACCTTGGGCCGGAGTAGCCACTTTGCAAAAGGCACAAACGAAAGAAGTCCAGGATAGAGCCAAAGCAGCAGGAGCCAAAGGGCTTAGAATAGTAGGGTCCATTGAAACGGGCCAAGAACTTTTGCAAAGATTTAATGTAGATGACGTTTTTGTAGGACTTATGGGCAACTGGTTGGCAATTGAACCTCTTCTAGCTACAGGCACTGTAGATGTCATGGCCATGGAGGAAAACTGTTCACCTCCAGCCATTGATCATTACGCTGAAAAATACCAAGCAACATTGGTAAGTGTTAGCACTATTATTGGCATACCCGGGTTGCAACACCAACTGCCTTACCATCCGGCTAAAGTAGATTCTATGGCAGATACCTTAATTGATTTAGCCATTGAAAATTTCCAAAAACGTCATGGCAAAGTAACTCCCATGGTTCCTAAAATAACCCAAAAAGCTATTGCTGGTTTTTCCACAGAAGCAATTTTACAAGCCCTTGGCAACAAATTAGACCCATTAGTTGATGTCATTGCTGCAGGAAAAATTAAAGGTGTAGTAGCTTTAGCTAACTGTTCTACCTTACGCAATGGCCCTCAAGATTGGGTTACAGTCAACTTAGTTAAGGAATTAATCAAAAAAGATATCCTAGTAGTGAGCGCTGGCTGCGGCAACCATGCTTTGGAAGTTGCTGGGCTTTGTAATCTTGATGCTATCTCTATGGCTGGTTCAGGGCTGCAAGAAGTATGTAATATGTTAAAAATTCCCCCAGTTTTAAGTTTTGGAACTTGTACCGATACGGGCAGAATCTCTATGCTGGTTACAGCCTTAGCTAATCACTTGGATGTTGATGTTCCAGATCTCCCTATCGCCGTAACTGCACCGGAGTGGATGGAGCAAAAAGCAACTATTGATGGAGTATTTGCTGTAGCCTATGGTGCTTATACCCATTTATCCCCTACTCCCTTTGTAACTGGAGCACCTCAGCTGGTTAAACTGCTGACAGAAGATGTGGAAGGTCTAACCGGAGGTAAAGTTGCCTTAGGCGACGATCCAAAAGAAATAGCAAACAATATCGAAGCTCACATTCTGAAGAAAAGAAAAGGTATAGGCTTAAAATAA
- a CDS encoding DedA family protein, which yields MHVNNIAGLIGNWGYECIFLGMLLEGLTIPFPGALFVVIAGAIAVQLKLNIWIIICSAILGYMLGALFPYYLAMWGGRKVLYNYGKYFALTPKTLNIAEFWFQKYGIWVVCLSRPFFFGNYSSYFAGLVKMPLGSFLLYTILGVIPWCVALGILGYFFGQASWFILKKYSWYALLIIPLVVPIYYKLKKIIFLPSDKARKE from the coding sequence ATGCATGTGAATAATATTGCGGGCCTAATAGGAAATTGGGGATATGAATGCATTTTTCTAGGTATGCTCTTAGAAGGATTAACAATACCATTTCCTGGTGCACTATTTGTGGTTATAGCTGGAGCTATCGCTGTACAGTTAAAATTAAATATTTGGATAATCATCTGCTCCGCTATTTTAGGATATATGCTAGGGGCACTCTTTCCTTATTATTTGGCTATGTGGGGCGGTAGGAAAGTTCTTTATAACTACGGCAAGTATTTCGCGTTAACCCCCAAAACCCTGAATATTGCTGAATTTTGGTTTCAAAAGTATGGGATTTGGGTTGTTTGTTTAAGCCGTCCGTTTTTTTTTGGCAATTATTCTTCATATTTTGCAGGCCTAGTGAAAATGCCCTTAGGCTCTTTTTTGCTATATACCATACTGGGAGTTATACCTTGGTGTGTTGCCTTGGGCATTCTGGGTTACTTTTTTGGTCAGGCCAGTTGGTTTATTTTAAAAAAATATAGTTGGTATGCTTTATTAATTATCCCTTTAGTGGTTCCTATTTACTATAAACTAAAAAAAATAATTTTTTTGCCATCGGACAAAGCAAGGAAAGAGTAG
- a CDS encoding pseudouridine synthase: protein MGKEKQRLDKILAHMGLGTRKEIKQLVRRKQVQVNGELVKDPGHYVYPEQDLIEVNGEQIHYREYIYIMLNKPQGFLSATEDSKDKTVVELLAPSYQVFQPFPVGRLDKDTEGLLILTNDGQLAHRLLAPKRHVPKTYLARVDGVVTASDQEQFRQGVVLDDGCQTLPAQLKIKSSSAESEIELIIYEGKYHQVKRMFAAVGKKVTYLKRIAMGPLSLDPTLKLGAYRELTEEEVKLLQGPS from the coding sequence ATGGGGAAAGAAAAGCAGCGCTTAGATAAAATATTAGCCCACATGGGTCTAGGCACTCGTAAAGAAATTAAGCAACTGGTAAGAAGAAAACAAGTGCAAGTTAACGGTGAATTAGTTAAAGATCCAGGGCATTATGTCTATCCAGAACAAGATTTAATTGAAGTAAATGGAGAACAAATCCACTACCGGGAATACATTTATATAATGCTCAATAAACCCCAAGGTTTTTTATCTGCTACAGAAGATAGCAAAGATAAAACAGTCGTGGAACTTCTTGCTCCCAGTTACCAAGTATTTCAACCCTTTCCCGTAGGGCGTTTAGATAAAGATACGGAAGGTTTACTGATCCTAACTAATGATGGGCAGCTAGCCCACCGGCTTTTAGCTCCCAAAAGACATGTGCCCAAAACTTATTTGGCTAGGGTGGATGGGGTAGTAACTGCCTCTGACCAAGAACAGTTTCGCCAGGGGGTAGTGTTAGATGATGGCTGCCAGACCCTCCCTGCCCAATTAAAAATAAAGAGTTCTTCTGCAGAATCGGAAATTGAACTAATTATTTATGAAGGAAAATACCATCAAGTTAAGCGCATGTTTGCAGCTGTAGGCAAAAAAGTTACTTATCTAAAAAGAATTGCCATGGGTCCCTTATCCTTAGACCCCACCCTAAAATTAGGAGCATACCGGGAGTTAACTGAGGAAGAAGTAAAGTTGTTGCAAGGCCCTAGTTAA